The Novosphingobium sp. Gsoil 351 genome contains the following window.
GCGGGCAAGACCGTGCTGTTCTACACCATCGGCCGCAAGGGCCGCGCGCCGATCCTGCGCGCCTACCCCAAGGGCGGCCTCGCCGCATTCGACACGACCACGGTGCGCGAGGCGGGCTACGCCGAGGCCGGAAAGATTTCCGAAGAGCTCGTCGCACTTTACGATGCGGGCAAGTTCGATGTCGCCCACCTGTTCTATTCCAAGTTCAAGTCGGCGCTGCTTCAGGAGCCGACCGAGCAGCAGATCATCCCCGTCCCGCCACCCGCCGCCGGGTCGGAACCCAAGGCCACCGGCACCGCGCCCGCCGCTGTCGAGTACGAGCCGGACGAGGAAGAAATCCTCGCCGAACTGCTCCCGCGCTACCTCAAGACCCAACTGTTCGGCGCGCTGCTTGAGAACATGGCGTCCGAACAGGGCGCCTCGATGACCGCGATGGACAACGCCACGCGCAACGCGGGCGAACTGATCCAGAAGCTGACCATCCAGTACAATCGCAGCCGCCAGGCCGCGATCACGACCGAGCTGATCGAGATTATCGCCGGCGCCGAAGCGCTCTAAGACATTCAAGGCAAGGAAACGACAATGGCTACCGCCCCCGTGCTCGACAGCACCGTTCTCAACTACAACCACGGCACCGGCCGTATCAGCCAGGTCATCGGCGCGGTCGTCGACGTGCAGTTCGACGGCGAGCTGCCGGCGATCCTCAACGCGCTGGAGACCAGCAACAACGGCAACCGGCTCGTCCTCGAAGTCGCCCAGCATCTTGGCGAGAGCACCGTCCGCACGATCGCGATGGACTCC
Protein-coding sequences here:
- a CDS encoding F0F1 ATP synthase subunit gamma, coding for MASLKELKGRINSVKSTQKITKAKQMVAAAKLRKAQAAAEAARPYAQRLASVMASLASKVAGQEGAPKLFSGTGKDQVHLLVVANSDKGLAGAFNSNIVRAALLKAKDLDAAGKTVLFYTIGRKGRAPILRAYPKGGLAAFDTTTVREAGYAEAGKISEELVALYDAGKFDVAHLFYSKFKSALLQEPTEQQIIPVPPPAAGSEPKATGTAPAAVEYEPDEEEILAELLPRYLKTQLFGALLENMASEQGASMTAMDNATRNAGELIQKLTIQYNRSRQAAITTELIEIIAGAEAL